The Anguilla rostrata isolate EN2019 chromosome 18, ASM1855537v3, whole genome shotgun sequence genome has a window encoding:
- the hcrtr2 gene encoding orexin receptor type 2 produces MMSGITVNYACGDCSPLPERNSTAESHLYPPIDEDDELLKYIWREYLHPKQYEWVLIAGYIIVFFVSLIGNTLVCFAVWKNHHMRTVTNYFIVNLSLADILVTITCLPASLVVDITETWFFGKTLCKVLPYLQTISVSVSVLTLSCIAQDRWYAICHPLMFKSTAKRARKSIVLIWAASCVIMVPQAVVMECTSLMPELTNKTSLFTVCDEHWGAEIYPKVYHTCFFIATYFAPLCLMVLAYIQIFHKLWCQQIPGTSTVLQRKWKSLQCSAQAPGPGESVKVRTSTVSAEIKQVRARRKTARMLMVVLLVFALCYLPISVLNIMKRVFGTFKNTNNRETVYAWFTFSHWLIYANSAANPIIYNFLSGKFREEFKAAFSCRYLGTSPSKEKRVRGRTSTDSRKSVSTQVSHFDNVSRISDQVV; encoded by the exons ATGATGTCAGGAATCACCGTAAATTATGCTTGTGGGGATTGCTCACCTCTTCCTGAGCGGAACTCCACCGCGGAATCTCACCTGTATCCACCGATAGACGAGGATGATGAACTTCTTAAGTACATCTGGAGAGAATACCTCCACCCTAAGCAGTATGAATGGGTTCTGATAGCAGGCTACATCATTGTTTTCTTCGTTTCTCTAATAGGAAATACACTTG TCTGCTTTGCTGTATGGAAGAACCATCACATGAGGACAGTGACAAACTACTTTATTGTGAACCTGTCTCTGGCTGACATCCTGGTGACCAtcacctgcctgcctgccagcctGGTCGTGGACATTACAGAGACCTGGTTCTTCGGAAAAACACTGTGCAAAGTGCTACCTTATCTGCAG ACCATCTCCGTCTCCGTGTCGGTGCTGACGCTCAGCTGCATCGCGCAGGACCGCTGGTACGCCATCTGCCACCCGCTGATGTTCAAAAGCACGGCCAAGCGGGCGCGCAAGAGCATCGTCCTCATCTGGGCGGCGTCCTGCGTCATCATGGTCCCGCAGGCCGTGGTGATGGAGTGCACCAGCCTGATGCCCGAGCTGACCAACAAGACCAGCCTGTTCACCGTGTGCGACGAGCACTGGGGAG CTGAAATCTACCCCAAAGTCTACCACACCTGCTTTTTCATCGCTACATACTTTGCTCCCTTGTGTCTGATGGTGTTGGCCTACATTCAGATATTTCACAAACTGTGGTGTCAACAG ATTCCGGGAACGTCCACCGTGCTGCAGAGGAAATGGAAGTCTCTGCAGTGTTCGGCCCAGGCCCCCGGCCCGGGCGAGTCTGTGAAGGTGCGGACCAGCACCGTGTCGGCTGAGATAAAGCAGGTGCGGGCCAGGCGTAAGACCGCACGCATGCTGATGGTCGTCCTCTTGGTCTTCGCCCTCTGCTACCTGCCTATCAGCGTACTCAACATCATGAAAAG GGTCTTTGGAACATTCAAGAACACCAACAACAGAGAGACCGTCTACGCCTGGTTCACGTTCTCTCACTGGCTAATATACGCCAACAGCGCAGCCAATCCCATCATTTACAACTTCCTCAGCG GAAAGTTTCGAGAGGAGTTCAAGGCGGCGTTTTCCTGCCGGTATTTGGGGACGAGCCCTAGCAAAGAGAAGCGGGTCAGAGGGAGGACCAGTACGGACAGCCGAAAATCCGTCTCCACCCAAGTCAGCCACTTCGACAACGTCTCCCGGATTTCTGACCAGGTGGTCTAG